A region of Salvelinus alpinus chromosome 6, SLU_Salpinus.1, whole genome shotgun sequence DNA encodes the following proteins:
- the spag5 gene encoding sperm-associated antigen 5 encodes MSTRRSHTFGETMPSTRSGERTPLRCVQNEMRHLSTPSSRLKSRSGSGSNILKTPKNDAVFIYTDPLTHCPPPSEVLCSPSVPKPSDKTTTSDTAPTAEDTAVYTSSGLGDITFKSFICAGGEVEVSEPSRVVDETIRLPKNQLNISSLPGYDVENTCLSDSMVTQCCDNHVDHVYCDLESDLATTEADLSFNGGSNASLSVPQFTDIAHITETVTGGQGDVTFKSFICTGGEVEVPEASRVALETILLPTDQPANHHQPYNGSVYQSVIVDDLDMQSIDDHADHLYCNMASSSAHLSFKEPTHCGLQNSTLKSIEMVHTNEESTDVQNATGGQGHVTFKSICTGLEVEVSESTRVSEDTILLPENQTSHLPYNDRVNPSIIEEQSSDHAKHPYSHVESEGAVWKADTAAISEPSMGNASLRSLKDLDDVACQLFPEGPKQGSSPHDEDSAVVPSMQLETDRSHCNEFGASARSSTPVDEDNPSIVSHSHSHGSMQESSGARDSALGSSSNAPLLSNTTDEASSENIADVLTEQPKIPSVARWAGGGDALQFEIFSPVLSTTPMTRRGGIQKSSFAQMEDSTLENGRGCVLNSAEGSFVVPANPDSRLWAAVLESPMPLPKFNSTAVGAASTRKPPPSLDPVTETVETRVEVDVPHVKSQPKVEKVEMGLFDHLPRLVCEEPFQQQLIQMAQFLILAWCKMVPVSNPALAPTPAPAPPVVETTAGTTAVECHSMCVGTTPVRQADRSANTSGQFERKREFSVSDACTSTETLLWNLAPGSLCGVPRQELEQRLTSTLIMVEALVQQLCTARGQGHSRGPGPSELRDKLVQTDHTELSQTVTYKDLYVTALERIKELELDQTTLHNLLHSMQDTRSTMTALSGDTEVALSSMRQIRDLVKEDQQSLVTQYGQMKSLYEKCKETQGRMVQKVRDTLQQREDMRRRMEEAYTAKDAAFSVTEQLRAHCAVRISELEECVGSHQELMAALNKTYSEQVALNKAYVESLNSASELLRGTMSDHDSLHQELKTARRLLQRTTPILVKLNEKAANAIGERDQHLSERDQTVEEREQIQEELDQTNMSLQDARQEIGDLNLQATIMNSELGVLRQKLSEGEEERVQLERKVTELSATVSSTLASYAFLEQALAAESTKLQQSWQEVQQATDRANQLEGALVQSEQRVCELSQALAHSEEQLSQLQSHSHSQSLQLQKLHEVRVQLNSMMEMNEFLQMENDMAREQVVESEGTLRANLQGLRERNIQCEDLKGALSHLHAEREALQAELEDSQARAQSIQLDLVEQLAQAVTDVTLLHHTLRRLTNDVHTALTTKKPEVCGKDEVSQPSLHVERHPSTSFVDSIMVAITTDLAQANDTQPPLDMTEEPQAEGLGSETSAFTRLAPITPKKCQVVPPEEEQSSVVELLADLANTVSELSSTITQLRQSKDTEQEALNNTICGLQGEQQAQAHRHRAEVSELRGQLSRLQTQLGRDQVALQNKAQEVDTMKRICSEVNEAREFLYKHKSEKKELRREVAVLHRSLHQSQVESQALREELRNTGNQSAHSMHSMDDKIRLLKEVERLKRTLLEAEEGRAKLLERAKRHQMIHDTNQKKVEKELRVLDDMIETVRKTLSSVPDVVKNCKELKTLVEYLG; translated from the exons ATGTCCACTAGAAGATCGCATACATTTGGAGAGACCATG CCTTCAACAAGATCTGGAGAACGCACCCCATTGAGGTGTGTCCAGAATGAAATGCGCCATCTCTCAACCCCATCTTCTAGACTCAAATCGAGATCAGGGTCGGGCAGCAATATCCTCAAAACACCCAAG AATGATGCTGTGTTCATCTACACAGACCCGTTAACACATTGCCCTCCACCATCTGAGGTCCTATGCTCTCCTAGTGTTCCAAAGCCCAGTGATAAAACTACTACCAGTGATACAGCTCCTACCGCTGAGGACACAGCTGTTTATACAAGCAGTGGACTTGGAGACATTACCTTCAAGTCCTTCATCTGTGCTGGGGGTGAGGTTGAGGTTTCAGAGCCTTCAAGGGTTGTAGACGAAACCATCCGGCTACCCAAGAATCAACTGAACATCTCTTCTCTTCCTGGCTATGATGTTGAAAACACATGTCTCTCTGACAGTATGGTTACTCAATGCTGCGACAACCATGTGGATCACGTCTATTGTGATTTGGAAAGCGATTTGGCCACAACTGAAGCTGACCTGTCCTTTAATGGGGGTTCAAACGCCAGTCTTAGCGTTCCACAGTTCACCGATATAGCCCACATCACTGAGACTGTTACTGGCGGACAGGGAGATGTAACGTTTAAATCTTTCATCTGCACCGGAGGGGAGGTGGAAGTTCCAGAGGCTTCCAGGGTGGCACTTGAGACTATACTCCTACCAACGGATCAGCCTGCAAACCACCATCAGCCATACAACGGCAGTGTATATCAAAGTGTTATAGTAGATGACTTGGACATGCAGTCCATCGATGACCACGCAGATCATCTCTATTGTAATATGGCCTCCTCTAGTGCACACCTTTCCTTCAAAGAACCTACACATTGTGGTCTTCAAAATAGTACTTTGAAATCCATAGAGATGGTCCATACCAATGAAGAGTCAACTGATGTTCAAAATGCCACTGGCGGTCAAGGACATGTGACATTCAAATCCATCTGCACTGGGCTTGAGGTTGAAGTCTCAGAGTCCACCAGAGTGTCTGAAGACACTATCCTCCTACCTGAGAATCAGACCAGTCATCTACCGTACAACGACAGGGTCAACCCAAGTATCATAGAGGAGCAGTCCTCCGATCATGCAAAACACCCTTACAGCCATGTGGAAAGTGAAGGTGCCGTGTGGAAAGCGGACACCGCTGCCATCAGTGAGCCCTCAATGGGAAATGCATCCTTAAGGTCATTGAAGGACCTGGATGATGTCGCCTGTCAGCTTTTCCCTGAAGGCCCCAAACAGGGTTCTTCTCCTCATGATGAAGACAGCGCCGTGGTTCCATCTATGCAGTTGGAAACTGACCGCTCCCATTGCAATGAGTTTGGAGCCTCGGCCAGGAGCTCCACACCTGTAGATGAGGACAACCCATCGATAGTCTCTCACTCCCATTCTCATGGTTCAATGCAGGAGTCCAGTGGGGCCAGAGACAGCGCGCTGGGTTCAAGCAGTaacgctcctcttctctccaacACTACAGACGAAGCGAGCTCTGAGAACATTGCTGACGTGTTGACTGAGCAACCCAAGATCCCCTCTGTAGCGAGGTGGGCCGGCGGTGGTGATGCTTTACAGTTTGAGATCTTCAGCCCCGTTCTTAGCACTACCCCCATGACCAGAAGAGGGGGCATTCAGAAATCGTCTTTCGCCCAAATGGAGGATTCCACTCTAGAAAACGGCAGGGGCTGTGTCCTCAACTCTGCTGAGGGTAGCTTCGTTGTCCCGGCCAACCCAGACAGCCGACTCTGGGCTGCCGTCCTGGAGAGCCCCATGCCTCTGCCCAAGTTCAACTCGACGGCAGTGGGTGCCGCATCGACCCGCAAGCCCCCTCCTTCTCTAGACCCAGTCACAGAGACTGTGGAGACGAGGGTAGAAGTGGATGTACCTCATGTAAAATCCCAACCCAAGGTGGAGAAAGTAGAGATGGGTCTTTTTGATCATTTACCAAGGTTGGTTTGTGAGGAGCCCTTTCAGCAGCAACTCATCCAGATGGCCCAATTCCTCATCCTGGCATGGTGCAAGATGGTCCCTGTTAGCAACCCTGCCCTAGCTCCTACACCTGCTCCCGCCCCTCCTGTAGTGGAAACTACAGCGGGGACCACGGCTGTAGAGTGCCACAGCATGTGTGTTGGCACCACTCCAGTGAGGCAGGCAGACCGCAGTGCCAACACCTCAGGTCAGTTTGAGAGGAAGAGGGAGTTTTCTGTGTCTGACGCCTGCACCAGCACCGAGACTCTGCTCTGGAA TCTGGCCCCTGGGAGCCTGTGCGGGGTCCCCAGACAGGAGCTGGAGCAGAGGCTGACCTCCACTCTCATCATGGTGGAGGCCCTGGTGCAGCAGCTGTGCACAGCCAGGGGACAGGGCCACTCTAGGGGCCCCGGGCCCTCAGAACTCAGGGACAAGCTGGTCCAGACCGACCACACTGAACTCAGCCAGACGGTAACCTACAAAGACCTGTATGTGACGGCCCTGGAGAGGATCAAGGAGCTAGAACTGGACCAGACCACTCTACACAACCTGCTTCACAGCATGCAGGACACCAGGAGCACCATGACAGCCCTGAGTGGAGACACTGAGGTGGCTCTCAGCAGCATGAGGCAGATAAGAGACCTGGTTAAAGAGGACCAGCAGAGCCTGGTTACACAGTATGGTCAGATGAAGTCCCTTTATGAGAAGTGCAAGGAGACCCAGGGCAGGATGGTGCAGAAGGTCCGAGACACCCTGCAGCAGAGAGAGGACATGAGGAGACGGATGGAGGAGGCTTACACCGCCAAGGACGCAGCCTTCAGTGTGACCGAGCAGCTGAGGGCTCACTGTGCCGTGCGTATCTCTGAGCTGGAGGAGTGTGTGGGATCTCACCAGGAGCTGATGGCTGCCCTGAACAAGACCTACTCagaacag GTTGCATTGAACAAGGCCTACGTGGAATCCCTCAACTCTGCATCTGAGCTCCTGAGAGGAACCATGAGCGATCACGACAGTCTGCATCAAGAG CTGAAAACAGCAAGGCGTCTCCTCCAGAGGACAACTCCTATACTGGTGAAGCTGAATGAGAAGGCAGCCAACGctataggagagagagaccagcaccTCTCGGAGAGAGACCAaactgtggaggagagagagcag ATCCAAGAGGAACTGGACCAAACCAACATGAGTCTCCAAGATGCCAGACAGGAGATTGGGGACTTGAATCTGCAGGCCACAATCATGAATTCGG agTTGGGTGTTCTGCGTCAGAAGCTGAGTGAGGGAGAAGAGGAGCGAGTTCAGCTGGAGAGGAAGGTCACGGAGCTGTCTGCCACCGTCTCCTCTACCCTGGCCTCCTATGCCTTCCTAGAGCAGGCCCTGGCTGCAGAGTCCACCAA GTTGCAACAGTCATGGCAAGAAGTCCAGCAAGCTACCGACCGGGCCAACCA GTTGGAGGGTGCGTTGGTCCAGTCAGAGCAGCGTGTATGTGAGCTGTCCCAGGCTCTGGCCCACAGCGAGGAGCAGCTGAGCCAGCTGCAGAGCCACTCCCACAGCCAGAGCCTGCAGCTGCAGAAGCTCCATGAAGTCCGCGTGCAGCTCAACAGCATGATGGAGATGAACGAG TTCCTACAGATGGAGAATGATATGGCCAGGGAGCAGGTGGTGGAGAGTGAGGGGACCCTCCGGGCTAACCTACAGGGGCTCAGGGAGAGGAACATCCAGTGTGAGGACCTCAAAGGAGCCCTCAGCCACCTCCA CGCTGAGAGGGAGGCTTTGCAGGCAGAGCTGGAGGACAGTCAGGCCAGAGCCCAGTCGATCCAATTGGACCTGGTAGAGCAGCTAGCCCAGGCTGTTACTGACGTCACCCTGTTACACCACACACTGAGACGACTGACCAATGATGTTCACACTGCTCTGACCACCAAG AAGCCAGAGGTCTGTGGTAAAGACGAGGTGTCCCAGCCCTCCCTCCATGTTGAGCGTCATCCCTCCACCTCCTTCGTGGATAGCATCATGGTGGCCATCACCACTGACCTGGCACAGGCCAATGACACACAGCCCCCCTTAGACATGACAGAGGAACCACAAGCTGAAGGGTTGGGCAGCGAGACCAGCGCCTTCACTCGCCTCGCCCCCATCACTCCTAAAAAGTGTCAAG TGGTACCTCCAGAGGAGGAGCAGAGTAGTGTGGTGGAGCTGCTAGCAGACCTGGCTAACACAGTCTCTGAGCTCAGCTCCACCATCACACAGCTACGACAGAGCAAGGACACCGAGCAGGAGGCACTGAACAACACCAT CTGTGGGCTGCAGGGGGAGCAGCAGGCCCAGGCCCACAGACACAGGGCTGAGGTATCTGAGCTGAGGGGCCAGCTGAGCCGTCTCCAGACCCAGCTCGGCCGAGACCAGGTGGCTCTACAGAACAAGGCCCAG GAGGTTGACACTATGAAGAGGATCTGCAGTGAAGTGAATGAGGCCAGGGAGTTTCTTTACAAGCACAAATCTGAGAAAAAA GAGCTGCGTAGGGAGGTGGCAGTCCTGCACCGTTCACTGCACCAATCACAGGTGGAGTCCCAGGCTCTAAGGGAAGAGCTAAGAAACACCGGCAACCAATCAGCACACAGCATGCATTCCATGGACGACAAGATCCGCCTTTTGAAAGAG GTGGAAAGACTAAAGAGGACTCTGTTGGAAGCTGAGGAAGGAAGAGCAAAGCTTCTGGAGAGAGCCAAGAGACAT CAAATGATCCACGACACCAACCAGAAGAAAGTGGAGAAGGAACTTAGAGTCCTTGACGATATGATTGAGACGGTCAGAAAG ACTTTGTCTTCTGTCCCTGACGTTGTCAAAAACTGCAAGGAACTCAAGACTCTAGTCGAATATCTTGGTTAA